From the genome of Nasonia vitripennis strain AsymCx chromosome 1, Nvit_psr_1.1, whole genome shotgun sequence, one region includes:
- the LOC103317809 gene encoding uncharacterized protein LOC103317809 isoform X1, with translation MKRSSQAEGSSNPAKFNERQPDSLRYLDSGDGVGANPPHTRRFVDNRQPECLEAGECAAYHSHRPAAYQSGGGPSLHAETQRSSQQVSSNSSRALQFTPEMIRDQELLVTSMSQQGIPETLIRRQFERLMDEQSKQLRLLGDNSKSAEANAPRVRRNSSTEDTRRDNETPPRTSRLEPSSLLKIRMRKEETDFRKRNNGLQDPVVARDILKKCSFKVKGAVRRNENSATQGQIVRLNGAQDRSEMESLELQPTRSAEVREKQKSANGLENARNSQRVDEQHTRQHYCEQSAPLSQNDQAAIINATNEQQQQQYATQSSFNNLTYWPEFQEPRVIGGLTYFARKPQCIPSPPGLLCDNNGSVDPNKAART, from the exons ATGAAGAGGTCCTCCCAAGCCGAAGGGTCGTCGAACCCGGCGAAATTCAACGAGCGCCAGCCGGACTCGCTGCGATACCTGGACAGCGGCGACGGAGTCGGGGCGAATCCCCCGCACACACGGAGATTCGTCGACAACCGCCAGCCGGAATGTCTCGAAGCCGGAGAATGCGCCGCTTATCACAGCCACAGACCGGCTGCTTATCAATCCGGCGGTGGGCCGTCCCTACACGCCGAGACGCAACGGAGCTCG cAGCAGGTATCGTCGAATAGTAGCAGGGCGCTCCAGTTCACCCCCGAAATGATACGCGATCAGGAGCTGCTGGTAACGTCGATGAGTCAACAGGGAATTCCCGAGACTCTCATCCGCCGGCAGTTCGAACGGCTGATGGACGAGCAGAGCAAGCAGCTCAGGCTATTGGGAGACAATAGTAAATCGGCCGAGGCTAACGCGCCGAGAGTCAGGAGAAATAGCTCGACGGAGGATACGAGGCGCGATAATGAAACGCCTCCGAGGACGAGTAGGCTCGAGCCGTCGAGTTTGCTGAAGATACGCATGAGGAAGGAGGAGACGGACTTCCGGAAGAGGAACAACGGACTGCAGGATCCCGTCGTCGCTCGAGACATTTTGAAAAAGTGCAGCTTCAAGGTCAAGGGCGCCGTCAGGAGAAACGAAAACAGCGCGACGCAAGGACAGATCGTCAGACTGAACGGTGCTCAGGACAGAAGCGAGATGGAGAGCCTCGAGCTGCAGCCCACTCGGAGCGCGGAAGTGCGCGAGAAGCAGAAATCGGCCAACGGGTTGGAAAACGCGAGAAATTCCCAACGAGTCGACGAACAACACACTCGGCAGCATTACTGCGAACAAAGCGCGCCGTTATCGCAGAACGATCAAGCCGCGATTATTAACGCTACgaacgagcagcagcagcagcagtatgCTACGCAGAGCAGCTTCAACAATTTGACTTACTGGCCGGAATTTCAGGAGCCACGGGTCATCGGCGGCCTGACTTATTTCGCGAGGAAACCGCAGTGCATCCCTAGCCCTCCGGGACTGCTGTGCGATAATAACGGCTCCGTGGATCCCAACAAAGCTGCGAGGACGTga
- the LOC103317809 gene encoding uncharacterized protein LOC103317809 isoform X2, which yields MKRSSQAEGSSNPAKFNERQPDSLRYLDSGDGVGANPPHTRRFVDNRQPECLEAGECAAYHSHRPAAYQSGGGPSLHAETQRSSQVSSNSSRALQFTPEMIRDQELLVTSMSQQGIPETLIRRQFERLMDEQSKQLRLLGDNSKSAEANAPRVRRNSSTEDTRRDNETPPRTSRLEPSSLLKIRMRKEETDFRKRNNGLQDPVVARDILKKCSFKVKGAVRRNENSATQGQIVRLNGAQDRSEMESLELQPTRSAEVREKQKSANGLENARNSQRVDEQHTRQHYCEQSAPLSQNDQAAIINATNEQQQQQYATQSSFNNLTYWPEFQEPRVIGGLTYFARKPQCIPSPPGLLCDNNGSVDPNKAART from the exons ATGAAGAGGTCCTCCCAAGCCGAAGGGTCGTCGAACCCGGCGAAATTCAACGAGCGCCAGCCGGACTCGCTGCGATACCTGGACAGCGGCGACGGAGTCGGGGCGAATCCCCCGCACACACGGAGATTCGTCGACAACCGCCAGCCGGAATGTCTCGAAGCCGGAGAATGCGCCGCTTATCACAGCCACAGACCGGCTGCTTATCAATCCGGCGGTGGGCCGTCCCTACACGCCGAGACGCAACGGAGCTCG CAGGTATCGTCGAATAGTAGCAGGGCGCTCCAGTTCACCCCCGAAATGATACGCGATCAGGAGCTGCTGGTAACGTCGATGAGTCAACAGGGAATTCCCGAGACTCTCATCCGCCGGCAGTTCGAACGGCTGATGGACGAGCAGAGCAAGCAGCTCAGGCTATTGGGAGACAATAGTAAATCGGCCGAGGCTAACGCGCCGAGAGTCAGGAGAAATAGCTCGACGGAGGATACGAGGCGCGATAATGAAACGCCTCCGAGGACGAGTAGGCTCGAGCCGTCGAGTTTGCTGAAGATACGCATGAGGAAGGAGGAGACGGACTTCCGGAAGAGGAACAACGGACTGCAGGATCCCGTCGTCGCTCGAGACATTTTGAAAAAGTGCAGCTTCAAGGTCAAGGGCGCCGTCAGGAGAAACGAAAACAGCGCGACGCAAGGACAGATCGTCAGACTGAACGGTGCTCAGGACAGAAGCGAGATGGAGAGCCTCGAGCTGCAGCCCACTCGGAGCGCGGAAGTGCGCGAGAAGCAGAAATCGGCCAACGGGTTGGAAAACGCGAGAAATTCCCAACGAGTCGACGAACAACACACTCGGCAGCATTACTGCGAACAAAGCGCGCCGTTATCGCAGAACGATCAAGCCGCGATTATTAACGCTACgaacgagcagcagcagcagcagtatgCTACGCAGAGCAGCTTCAACAATTTGACTTACTGGCCGGAATTTCAGGAGCCACGGGTCATCGGCGGCCTGACTTATTTCGCGAGGAAACCGCAGTGCATCCCTAGCCCTCCGGGACTGCTGTGCGATAATAACGGCTCCGTGGATCCCAACAAAGCTGCGAGGACGTga